Proteins from a single region of Thermococcus sp. EP1:
- a CDS encoding formate--phosphoribosylaminoimidazolecarboxamide ligase family protein, whose translation MIEREQILEVLKNYDKENIIIGAIGSHSALDIADGAKAEGFKTLIVSQRGRHRTYTEYFKEKTTKDGLTKGFIDEVIVLEKFGKIIDIQEELRKKNVIFIPNRSFVVYTGIEKVENEFLVPLFGSRNLLRSEERSEEKSYYWLLEKAGLPYPEPVKPEEIDNVGLVIVKLPHAKKRLERGFFTAASYKEFREKAEKLIKLGVITEEDLGKARIERYIIGPVFNFDFFYSPIDEEIELLGIDWRFETSLDGHVRLPAPQQLTLPEHQFEPEYTVCGHASSTLRESLLEKVFDMAERYVEAAKKYYSPGVIGPFTLQTAVDKDLNFYIYDVAPRTGGGTNIHMAMGHPYGNALWRKEMSTGRRIALEIKRAIELDELEKVVT comes from the coding sequence AAAGAGAGCAGATTCTAGAGGTTTTAAAAAATTACGATAAAGAGAACATAATTATCGGGGCGATTGGGAGCCACTCTGCCCTCGACATAGCAGATGGAGCCAAGGCTGAGGGATTCAAAACTCTTATTGTTTCCCAAAGGGGAAGACACAGAACCTATACAGAATATTTCAAAGAAAAAACAACAAAGGACGGGCTAACAAAGGGCTTTATTGATGAAGTAATTGTATTGGAAAAGTTCGGTAAAATCATTGATATTCAAGAAGAGCTGAGGAAGAAAAACGTTATCTTTATCCCTAACCGTTCCTTTGTAGTCTATACGGGCATTGAGAAGGTAGAAAACGAATTCCTGGTGCCTCTGTTTGGAAGCAGAAACCTACTAAGGAGCGAAGAGAGAAGTGAAGAAAAGAGCTACTACTGGCTCTTAGAGAAAGCTGGCTTACCTTACCCTGAACCAGTTAAACCAGAGGAAATTGACAATGTGGGTCTCGTTATAGTCAAACTTCCCCACGCAAAAAAGAGGCTTGAGCGTGGTTTCTTCACCGCTGCAAGCTATAAAGAGTTTAGAGAAAAAGCTGAGAAGCTTATAAAGCTCGGTGTAATCACTGAGGAAGATTTGGGCAAAGCAAGGATTGAACGCTATATTATCGGCCCCGTATTCAACTTCGACTTCTTCTACTCACCAATAGATGAAGAAATTGAGCTCCTTGGGATAGACTGGCGCTTTGAGACAAGTCTGGATGGTCATGTTAGATTGCCAGCTCCACAGCAGTTGACTTTACCTGAACATCAGTTTGAACCTGAGTACACTGTTTGCGGTCATGCAAGTTCCACTCTTAGAGAGTCCCTCTTAGAGAAGGTCTTTGATATGGCCGAACGCTATGTTGAGGCTGCAAAGAAGTACTACTCACCCGGCGTTATTGGCCCATTCACACTCCAAACGGCCGTTGACAAAGACTTAAACTTCTACATCTATGATGTTGCTCCAAGAACAGGTGGTGGAACAAACATTCACATGGCAATGGGCCACCCCTATGGAAACGCTCTCTGGAGGAAAGAGATGAGTACCGGAAGGAGGATTGCGCTTGAGATAAAGCGTGCTATTGAGCTGGATGAACTTGAGAAGGTTGTTACATAA